A window of the Brassica napus cultivar Da-Ae chromosome C5, Da-Ae, whole genome shotgun sequence genome harbors these coding sequences:
- the LOC125587193 gene encoding uncharacterized mitochondrial protein AtMg00810-like, which translates to MFEDFKMKMTKEFEMTDIGLMSYYLGIEVKQEENGIFIAQEGYAKEVLKKFKMDDSNPVCTPMECGVKLSKEEKGESVDPTLFKSLVGSLSYLTCTRPDILHAVGVVS; encoded by the coding sequence ATGTTTGAAGATTTCAAGATGAAGATGACAAAGGAGTTCGAGATGACCGACATTGGATTGATGTCATACTACCTTGGCATTGAagtaaaacaagaagaaaatggaATCTTCATTGCTCAAGAAGGCTATGCTAAAGAGGTGCTTAAGAAGTTCAAGATGGATGACTCAAATCCAGTTTGCACGCCAATGGAATGTGGAGTCAAGTTATCAAAGGAAGAAAAAGGAGAGAGTGTGGATCCAACACTCTTTAAGAGTCTAGTTGGAAGCTTAAGCTATCTAACGTGCACAAGGCCCGACATCCTACACGCAGTTGGAGTTGTGAGTTGA